The Prevotella fusca JCM 17724 genome includes a window with the following:
- a CDS encoding RHS repeat-associated core domain-containing protein: protein MTSYGYDDADNLIRLHEPDGNVHDFSYDTSGNLVMASDRLRKVEFEYGPLGTLIGRRQFDHHVRFRYDGELQLREIINEGGERYSFRLDGLGRVVEETGFDGLQRKYLRDGAGRVIRVVRPEGRRTDYEYDGVGNILQETHHDGRTSCFAYDGDGQLLRAENKEMKVAFKHDTGGRIVKETQGEHSIMRKYERTGRHVHTESSLGASIDYAHDRDGNLSGMNSGGWSARWQRDRVGLETERELTGGVHVRTHHDSLGRETYKSVGARNVEQFHRSYTWGIGNRLHATEDGLTGRRVRYDYDEFDDLLSAEYRQGNDVERIYRIPDRIGNLFETREKDDRKYGTGSRLAEDRDYFYHYDCEGNLVFKEFRTLDWAGVAVPLGGQKAHLEEELGITFRAFGAGWRYDWQSDGMLSRVVRPDGKEVSFAYDALGRRTEKTYEGVTTHFVWDGNVPLHEWQEVASDAGKADVTTWLFEQNTFIPAAKLAANGESFSIVSDYLGTPLQAFDNNGNKVWEQELDIFGRKRKGNNKSSFIPFKYQGQYEDVETGLYYNRFRYYEPRTGSYISQDPIGLAGDNPTLYSYVGEPNKWIDLLGLSKTPTSTLQKKWENHVGSKHIHSDIHHGFPEEFSSRFKNIADIDVNNPKYYYNLPKSKHTRKPGIHTNSSRTGKNWNKTWSGILDRVEKMKLSKNEAKTFLEARLRELARKERISKYNSEAVKRIGNH, encoded by the coding sequence GTGACTTCCTATGGCTATGATGACGCTGACAATCTGATACGCCTGCATGAACCGGATGGCAATGTACACGATTTCTCCTATGACACCTCGGGCAACCTTGTCATGGCTTCCGACCGGCTGCGCAAGGTGGAGTTCGAGTACGGACCGCTGGGAACGCTCATCGGCAGGCGACAGTTCGACCATCATGTGCGTTTCCGTTATGACGGTGAGCTGCAGCTGCGCGAGATCATCAACGAGGGCGGCGAACGCTATTCCTTCCGTCTTGACGGACTCGGCCGTGTCGTAGAGGAGACGGGCTTTGACGGACTGCAGCGTAAGTACCTTCGTGATGGTGCCGGCAGGGTAATACGGGTTGTCCGCCCCGAGGGAAGACGGACTGACTATGAGTATGACGGTGTGGGCAATATCCTGCAGGAAACACATCATGACGGGCGGACAAGCTGTTTTGCCTATGACGGGGACGGACAGCTGCTGCGTGCAGAGAACAAGGAGATGAAGGTTGCCTTCAAGCACGACACAGGGGGGCGGATAGTGAAGGAGACACAGGGCGAACACAGTATCATGCGCAAGTATGAGCGCACAGGACGACACGTGCATACTGAGAGCAGTCTTGGGGCAAGCATTGACTATGCCCACGACAGGGATGGCAACCTCAGCGGGATGAACAGCGGAGGATGGTCAGCCAGATGGCAGCGTGACAGGGTAGGCCTGGAGACGGAGCGTGAACTTACAGGCGGAGTGCATGTAAGGACGCATCATGACAGCCTTGGACGTGAGACCTACAAGTCAGTAGGTGCACGCAATGTCGAGCAGTTCCACCGCAGCTACACCTGGGGCATCGGCAACCGTCTTCATGCAACCGAGGACGGTCTTACGGGTCGCCGGGTCCGCTATGACTACGACGAGTTCGACGATCTTCTTTCCGCCGAGTACAGGCAGGGGAATGACGTGGAGCGCATCTACCGTATTCCTGACCGTATCGGCAACCTCTTTGAGACACGTGAGAAGGATGACCGTAAGTATGGCACGGGCAGCAGGCTGGCGGAAGACCGTGACTACTTCTATCACTATGACTGCGAGGGCAACCTCGTGTTCAAGGAGTTCAGGACGCTGGACTGGGCTGGTGTGGCCGTTCCGCTTGGCGGACAGAAAGCGCACCTGGAGGAGGAGCTCGGCATAACCTTCCGTGCCTTTGGTGCAGGCTGGCGTTATGACTGGCAGAGTGACGGTATGCTGTCGAGGGTCGTCCGTCCTGACGGCAAGGAAGTGTCATTCGCATACGATGCGCTGGGCAGGCGGACCGAGAAGACCTATGAGGGTGTGACCACTCACTTCGTGTGGGACGGCAATGTTCCGCTGCACGAGTGGCAGGAAGTTGCTTCTGATGCCGGAAAGGCAGATGTCACCACCTGGCTCTTTGAGCAGAACACGTTTATTCCAGCTGCCAAGCTCGCTGCCAACGGCGAGAGCTTCTCCATCGTGTCTGATTACCTCGGCACTCCCCTGCAGGCATTTGACAATAACGGCAACAAGGTATGGGAGCAGGAACTTGACATCTTCGGCAGAAAGAGGAAGGGAAACAATAAATCCTCCTTCATTCCGTTTAAGTACCAGGGGCAGTATGAAGACGTTGAGACTGGGCTGTACTACAACCGATTCCGCTACTATGAACCGAGGACGGGAAGTTATATTAGTCAAGACCCGATTGGATTAGCAGGTGACAATCCAACATTATATTCGTATGTAGGAGAACCAAATAAGTGGATAGACCTATTGGGATTATCAAAAACTCCGACATCTACACTGCAAAAAAAATGGGAAAATCATGTCGGTTCTAAGCATATACATTCTGATATACATCATGGTTTTCCAGAGGAATTTTCAAGCAGATTTAAAAATATAGCAGATATTGATGTAAATAATCCGAAGTATTATTATAATCTGCCTAAATCTAAACATACTCGGAAGCCTGGTATCCACACAAATAGTTCACGTACAGGAAAAAATTGGAATAAAACATGGTCTGGTATTTTGGATCGGGTTGAAAAGATGAAATTATCTAAGAATGAAGCAAAAACCTTTCTTGAGGCAAGGCTAAGGGAGCTTGCACGGAAAGAACGGATCAGTAAATATAATTCGGAAGCTGTAAAAAGAATTGGTAACCATTAA
- a CDS encoding RHS repeat domain-containing protein: MERIYRIPDRIGNLFETREKDDRKYGTGSRLAEDRDYFYHYDCEGNLVFKEFRTLDWTGVSVPLGGQKAHLEEELGITFRAFGAGWRYDWQSDGMLSRVVRPDGKEVSFAYDALGRRTEKTYEGVTTHFVWDGNVPLHEWQEIAADAGKADVTTWLFEQNTFIPAAKLAANGESFSIVSDYLGTPLQAFDNNGNKVWEQELDIFGRKRTANNKSSFIPFKYQGQYEDIETGLYYNRFRYYEPNTGTYISQDPIGLVGGNPTLYAYVGSPNNWYDIFGLRPFGHAVGDIGEKAVINDLKKNGYEIIDVKYGSNNGIDVLAKSPSTGKYDAFEVKSSTVGKYNLSEAQMDPENFVKTRVNNAVANGKINKRTRRDIMTNLGDRKVAYVGIKRGEKGKLYADSIRYENWDTEAKRVLLDLV; this comes from the coding sequence GTGGAGCGTATCTACCGTATTCCTGACCGTATCGGCAACCTCTTTGAGACACGTGAGAAGGATGACCGTAAGTATGGCACGGGCAGCAGGCTGGCGGAAGACCGTGACTACTTCTATCACTATGACTGCGAGGGCAACCTCGTGTTCAAGGAGTTCAGGACGCTGGACTGGACCGGTGTGTCCGTTCCGCTTGGCGGACAGAAGGCGCACCTGGAGGAGGAGCTCGGCATAACCTTCCGTGCCTTTGGTGCAGGCTGGCGTTATGACTGGCAGAGTGACGGTATGCTGTCGAGGGTCGTCCGTCCTGACGGCAAGGAAGTGTCATTCGCATACGATGCGCTGGGCAGGCGGACCGAGAAAACCTATGAGGGTGTCACTACTCACTTCGTGTGGGACGGCAATGTTCCGCTGCACGAGTGGCAGGAAATTGCTGCTGATGCCGGAAAGGCTGATGTCACCACCTGGCTCTTTGAGCAGAACACGTTTATTCCTGCTGCCAAGCTCGCTGCCAACGGCGAGAGCTTCTCCATCGTGTCAGATTACCTCGGCACTCCCCTGCAGGCATTTGACAATAACGGCAACAAGGTATGGGAGCAGGAGCTTGACATCTTCGGCAGGAAGAGGACGGCCAACAATAAATCCTCCTTCATTCCGTTTAAGTACCAGGGTCAGTATGAGGACATTGAGACGGGGCTGTACTACAACCGCTTCCGCTATTATGAACCGAATACTGGAACCTATATCAGCCAGGACCCGATAGGATTGGTGGGCGGAAATCCGACACTATATGCGTATGTTGGAAGTCCTAACAACTGGTATGATATATTTGGCTTACGACCATTCGGGCATGCTGTGGGAGATATTGGTGAGAAAGCTGTAATTAATGACCTTAAAAAGAACGGTTATGAGATTATAGACGTAAAGTACGGCTCTAACAACGGTATTGATGTGCTTGCCAAGAGTCCAAGTACAGGGAAATATGATGCTTTTGAGGTGAAGTCTTCGACAGTAGGCAAATATAATCTTTCTGAAGCTCAAATGGATCCTGAAAACTTTGTTAAGACACGAGTGAATAATGCTGTAGCAAATGGCAAAATTAATAAGAGAACTCGCAGGGATATCATGACTAATTTAGGGGATAGAAAAGTAGCCTATGTGGGTATAAAGCGTGGTGAAAAAGGGAAATTGTATGCAGATTCCATCAGGTATGAGAATTGGGATACAGAAGCAAAAAGGGTTCTGCTGGATTTAGTGTGA
- a CDS encoding RHS repeat-associated core domain-containing protein — MTSYGYDDADNLIRLQEPDGNVHEFSYDTSGNLVMASDRLRKVEFEYGPLGTLIGRRQFDHHVRFRYDGELQLHEIINEGGERYSFRLDGLGRVVEETGFDGLQRKYLRDGAGRVIRVVRPGGRQTEYEYDGVGNILQETHHDGRTSRFAYDGDGQLLRAENKEMKVAFKHDTGGRIVKETQGEHSIMRKYERTGRHVHTESSLGASIDYAHDRDGNLSGMNSGGWSARWQRDRVGLETERELTGGVHVRTHHDSLGRETYKSVGARNVEQFRRSYTWGIGNRLHATEDGLTGRRVRYDYDEFDDLLSAEYRQGNDVERIYRIPDRIGNLFETREKDDRKYGTGSRLAEDRDYFYHYDCEGNLVFKEFRTLDWAGVAVPLGGQKAHLEEELGITFRAFGAGWRYDWQSDGMLSRVVRPDGKEVSFAYDALGRRTEKTYEGVTTHFVWDGNVPLHEWQEVASDAGKADVTTWLFEQNTFIPAAKLAANGESFSIVSDYLGTPLQAFDNNGNKVWEQELDIFGRKRTGNNNSSFIPFKYQGQYEDVETELYYNRFRYYDSSTGNYISQDPIGLAGGNPTLYGYVFNSNIELDILGLIIVYRALNGKQEEQALNNTSIQPKNSSANYSIQEHIDNGNLETQYISTTKRQEIAERYASPNPKRGKTESSTIIEIDTDKLNPKKVCDVSNGINPETGVPLNNPVRKWARKDSEVLIHGDIPNDAYKIHKKGGNH, encoded by the coding sequence GTGACTTCCTATGGCTATGATGATGCAGACAATCTGATACGCCTGCAGGAACCGGATGGCAATGTGCACGAGTTCTCCTATGATACCTCGGGCAACCTTGTCATGGCTTCCGACCGGCTGCGCAAGGTGGAGTTCGAGTACGGACCGCTGGGAACGCTCATCGGCAGGCGACAGTTCGACCATCATGTGCGTTTCCGTTATGACGGTGAGCTGCAGCTGCATGAGATCATCAACGAGGGCGGCGAACGCTATTCCTTCCGTCTTGACGGACTCGGTCGTGTCGTGGAGGAGACGGGCTTTGACGGACTGCAGCGTAAGTACCTTCGTGATGGTGCCGGCAGGGTAATACGGGTTGTCCGCCCCGGAGGCAGGCAGACTGAATATGAGTATGACGGTGTGGGAAATATCCTGCAGGAAACACATCATGACGGTCGGACAAGCCGCTTTGCCTATGACGGGGACGGACAGCTGCTGCGCGCTGAGAACAAGGAGATGAAAGTAGCCTTCAAGCACGACACAGGGGGGCGGATAGTGAAGGAGACACAGGGCGAACACAGTATCATGCGCAAGTATGAGCGCACAGGACGACACGTGCATACTGAGAGCAGTCTTGGGGCAAGCATTGACTATGCCCACGACAGGGATGGCAACCTCAGCGGGATGAACAGCGGAGGATGGTCAGCCAGATGGCAGCGTGACAGGGTAGGCCTGGAGACGGAGCGTGAACTTACAGGCGGAGTGCATGTAAGGACGCATCATGACAGCCTTGGACGTGAGACCTACAAGTCGGTGGGTGCACGCAATGTCGAGCAGTTCCGCCGCAGCTATACCTGGGGCATCGGCAACCGTCTTCATGCAACCGAGGACGGTCTTACGGGTCGCCGGGTCCGCTATGACTACGACGAGTTCGACGATCTTCTTTCCGCCGAGTACAGGCAGGGGAATGACGTGGAGCGTATCTACCGTATTCCTGACCGTATCGGCAACCTCTTTGAGACACGTGAGAAGGATGACCGTAAGTATGGCACGGGCAGCAGGCTGGCGGAAGACCGTGACTACTTCTATCACTATGACTGTGAGGGCAACCTCGTGTTCAAGGAGTTCAGGACGCTGGACTGGGCTGGTGTGGCCGTTCCGCTTGGCGGACAGAAAGCGCACCTGGAGGAGGAGCTCGGCATAACCTTCCGTGCCTTTGGTGCAGGCTGGCGTTATGACTGGCAGAGTGACGGTATGCTGTCGAGGGTCGTCCGTCCTGACGGCAAGGAAGTGTCATTCGCATACGATGCGCTGGGCAGGCGGACCGAGAAGACCTATGAGGGTGTGACCACTCACTTCGTGTGGGACGGCAATGTTCCGCTGCACGAGTGGCAGGAAGTTGCTTCTGATGCCGGAAAGGCAGATGTCACCACCTGGCTCTTTGAGCAGAACACGTTTATTCCAGCTGCCAAGCTCGCTGCCAACGGCGAGAGCTTCTCCATCGTGTCTGATTACCTCGGCACTCCCCTGCAGGCATTTGACAATAACGGCAACAAGGTATGGGAGCAGGAGCTTGACATCTTCGGCAGAAAGAGGACGGGCAACAATAATTCCTCCTTCATTCCGTTTAAATATCAGGGTCAGTATGAGGATGTTGAGACGGAGCTGTACTACAACCGCTTCCGCTACTATGATTCGAGTACGGGTAATTATATCAGCCAGGACCCGATAGGATTGGCGGGTGGTAATCCGACATTATATGGCTATGTTTTTAATTCTAATATAGAGCTAGATATTTTAGGGCTCATAATTGTTTATAGGGCACTAAACGGAAAACAGGAAGAACAGGCATTAAATAATACATCCATTCAGCCAAAGAACAGCTCTGCTAATTACTCCATCCAAGAGCATATAGATAATGGAAACTTAGAAACGCAATATATCTCTACGACAAAACGACAAGAAATAGCAGAACGCTATGCGAGTCCAAACCCTAAAAGAGGGAAGACAGAGTCAAGTACTATTATAGAAATTGACACAGACAAATTAAACCCAAAGAAAGTATGTGATGTTTCTAATGGGATTAATCCAGAAACAGGAGTCCCTCTTAATAATCCAGTAAGAAAGTGGGCAAGGAAAGACTCAGAAGTTCTTATTCATGGAGATATTCCTAATGACGCATATAAAATTCATAAAAAAGGAGGAAATCATTAG
- the imm40 gene encoding Imm40 family immunity protein has product MKKNDIISIIQDNDISEYYSLKHLGIEGYAFPDHEALKIVQLCKLLSIPILGGDVYSWNDSTIKGLDDTWYYDRTPSESYYNYVQNSCNKSESYIKTYKNHSCDRTLFSFVIEDQLE; this is encoded by the coding sequence ATGAAAAAGAATGATATAATTTCAATTATTCAAGATAATGATATTTCCGAATATTATTCCTTGAAGCATTTAGGTATTGAAGGTTATGCTTTTCCAGACCATGAAGCACTTAAAATAGTGCAACTATGCAAACTTTTATCGATTCCAATCTTAGGTGGTGATGTATATAGTTGGAATGATTCTACAATAAAGGGCTTAGATGACACTTGGTATTATGATAGAACTCCAAGTGAGTCATATTACAATTATGTGCAAAACAGTTGTAATAAATCTGAATCTTACATAAAGACTTACAAAAATCATTCTTGTGATAGGACCTTATTTTCCTTTGTCATAGAAGACCAATTAGAATAA
- a CDS encoding RHS repeat-associated core domain-containing protein yields the protein MIILLKRLIPYTLIYTRPTLISISDFIEKEQELDIFGRKSSNNSSFIPFKYQGQYEDVETGPYYNRFRYYEPNTGTYISQDPIGLAGNNPTLYGYVNDINTHLDVLGLTIIPTVTRGANKEVLTAEATIKRSDLGTGSNTNAASRKYARSLGNVDDDAGHMIGKQLGGSGGKRNVFPQDFHVNRGEFAQFEGRVVDFVDLHGQADIQIKFQYKNGGTRPTKITYTANCTR from the coding sequence TTGATAATTTTATTAAAGAGGTTAATTCCATACACCCTGATCTATACACGACCTACCCTTATAAGTATTTCTGATTTTATAGAGAAGGAGCAGGAGCTTGACATCTTCGGCAGGAAGAGCAGCAATAACTCCTCCTTCATTCCGTTTAAGTATCAGGGGCAGTATGAGGATGTTGAGACGGGGCCGTATTACAACCGCTTCCGCTACTATGAGCCGAATACAGGAACCTATATCAGTCAGGACCCGATAGGATTGGCTGGAAATAATCCCACGTTGTATGGATACGTAAACGATATTAATACACATTTGGATGTTTTAGGACTCACTATAATTCCTACAGTTACAAGGGGTGCAAACAAGGAAGTATTAACAGCGGAAGCGACAATTAAAAGATCAGATTTAGGTACAGGATCAAATACAAACGCTGCATCAAGGAAATATGCAAGAAGTCTTGGTAATGTAGATGATGATGCTGGTCACATGATAGGAAAACAGCTTGGAGGTTCAGGTGGAAAGAGAAATGTTTTTCCACAAGACTTTCATGTGAATAGAGGTGAGTTTGCACAGTTTGAAGGACGTGTTGTCGATTTCGTTGACTTACATGGGCAAGCTGACATTCAAATAAAATTCCAGTATAAAAACGGTGGAACACGCCCAACAAAAATAACTTATACTGCAAACTGCACCAGATAA
- a CDS encoding NTF2 fold immunity protein, with amino-acid sequence MDKIEIAKNRLSNFIKAMNSWEKECNKIEEEDIDETEQFRLQKQMLTDIFSEYCTERKRQNGRPNTISYGAEGSFEYDPEEERIINTNECENKVLITTKREKPMQEEFIYTLLWKGGNWLLDSKKRYSRWKNKWEVVSL; translated from the coding sequence ATGGACAAGATTGAAATTGCTAAAAACAGACTTTCCAATTTCATTAAAGCAATGAATTCGTGGGAAAAAGAATGTAATAAGATTGAAGAGGAAGATATTGACGAAACAGAGCAGTTTAGGTTACAAAAACAAATGCTTACTGATATCTTTTCAGAATATTGCACAGAAAGAAAAAGGCAAAATGGACGTCCTAACACTATATCGTATGGGGCAGAAGGCTCATTTGAGTATGACCCTGAAGAAGAGAGAATAATTAATACAAATGAGTGTGAAAATAAGGTGTTAATTACCACGAAAAGAGAGAAGCCTATGCAAGAAGAGTTTATTTACACTTTGCTATGGAAAGGGGGAAACTGGTTATTGGATTCCAAAAAAAGATATTCCAGATGGAAAAACAAGTGGGAGGTCGTCTCATTGTAA
- a CDS encoding SMI1/KNR4 family protein, giving the protein MEQRKVVLRKLDKLPLLDKFYLSFVSKYEGIEITPDIEVFGYEKALCENRYLAANYGNISEKVWLVGTSGQGDEWFINRENNFVLFYDHNQGEYSNISQFTCLNISFCNFLQMAFLYQDLEELLDKQGPVDKTLIDNFIKEVNSIHPDLYTTYPYKYF; this is encoded by the coding sequence ATGGAACAAAGAAAGGTAGTACTTCGGAAATTGGATAAGCTACCCTTATTAGACAAGTTCTACCTTTCCTTCGTCTCAAAATACGAAGGCATAGAGATTACACCTGACATTGAAGTGTTTGGATATGAGAAAGCGTTATGCGAAAATCGCTATTTGGCAGCTAATTATGGCAATATAAGTGAAAAAGTTTGGCTAGTTGGCACTTCTGGACAAGGCGATGAATGGTTTATAAACAGGGAAAACAACTTTGTGTTATTCTATGATCATAATCAAGGGGAATATTCTAACATTAGCCAGTTTACATGTTTAAACATTTCATTTTGCAATTTTCTACAAATGGCTTTTTTATACCAAGACTTAGAAGAATTGTTGGACAAACAAGGACCTGTAGATAAGACTCTGATTGATAATTTTATTAAAGAGGTTAATTCCATACACCCTGATCTATACACGACCTACCCTTATAAGTATTTCTGA
- a CDS encoding NTF2 fold immunity protein, whose protein sequence is MDKIEVAKNRLSNFIKAMNLWEKECNRNEEEDIDETEQFRLQKQMLTDIFSEYCTERKRQNGRPNTISYGAEGSFEYDPEEERIINTNECENKVLITTKREKPMQEEFIYTLLWKGGNWLLDSKKRYSRWKNKWEVVSL, encoded by the coding sequence ATGGACAAGATTGAAGTTGCTAAAAATAGACTCTCTAATTTCATTAAAGCAATGAATTTGTGGGAAAAAGAATGTAATAGGAATGAAGAGGAAGATATTGACGAAACAGAGCAGTTTAGGTTACAAAAACAAATGCTTACTGATATCTTTTCAGAATATTGCACAGAAAGAAAAAGGCAAAATGGACGTCCTAACACTATATCGTATGGGGCAGAAGGCTCATTTGAGTATGACCCTGAAGAAGAGAGAATAATTAATACAAATGAGTGTGAAAATAAGGTGTTAATTACCACGAAAAGAGAGAAGCCTATGCAAGAAGAGTTTATTTACACTTTGCTATGGAAAGGGGGAAACTGGTTATTGGATTCCAAAAAAAGATATTCCAGATGGAAAAACAAGTGGGAGGTCGTCTCATTGTAA
- a CDS encoding ISL3 family transposase yields MGNAELPAVLVDGKKTVETLLSTKNQTKTARLLRLSFDQVHGVMQRAVERGLNRRDDRHIHEHVCMDEKSIRRGHEYVSMLYDGDTGNVIEVEGGRTRKSVENLCTKAFTEEQRAGVKTVCTDMWDAFIDGAKKYFPNASHCHDMYHCVTYLNDAVDKVRKREVRHFPELRHTKYLWLKDQSKYTTNDQARFNKLEDAEYEVSQAWKVKELFRDLLHLKYHGDMEAYGMLLRRMDDALRYNIEEINGVVFMFKRHLKGIVRAMVTGANNGKAERTNGSIQEIKTIDRGYGTAERYRIAILFFYGGLDIS; encoded by the coding sequence GTGGGCAATGCCGAACTCCCGGCTGTCTTGGTTGATGGAAAAAAAACGGTAGAAACATTACTGTCCACCAAGAATCAGACAAAGACTGCACGTCTTCTTCGCCTGTCCTTTGACCAAGTACATGGAGTGATGCAACGAGCTGTTGAACGGGGATTGAATCGGCGTGACGACAGGCACATCCATGAGCATGTCTGTATGGATGAGAAGTCAATCCGACGGGGGCATGAGTATGTGAGTATGCTCTATGACGGAGATACAGGAAATGTCATCGAAGTAGAGGGCGGGCGCACCAGGAAAAGTGTTGAGAATCTGTGCACCAAGGCTTTCACTGAAGAGCAAAGAGCAGGTGTGAAGACCGTATGCACGGACATGTGGGACGCCTTCATTGACGGAGCGAAGAAGTACTTCCCTAACGCCAGCCACTGCCACGACATGTACCACTGTGTCACCTATCTGAACGACGCCGTTGACAAAGTTCGCAAACGTGAGGTCAGGCACTTCCCGGAACTGAGACACACCAAATATTTGTGGTTAAAGGACCAGTCCAAATATACCACCAACGACCAGGCTCGTTTCAACAAGCTTGAAGATGCGGAATATGAGGTTTCGCAGGCTTGGAAAGTCAAAGAACTCTTTCGTGACCTCCTACATCTCAAGTACCATGGTGACATGGAAGCTTACGGAATGTTGCTGCGCCGGATGGATGATGCATTGCGGTACAACATAGAGGAAATCAACGGGGTGGTCTTCATGTTCAAGAGACACCTTAAAGGCATTGTCAGAGCCATGGTCACAGGTGCAAATAACGGCAAAGCCGAAAGAACCAACGGCTCCATTCAAGAGATAAAGACCATCGACAGAGGATATGGAACTGCCGAGAGATACAGGATTGCTATTCTATTTTTCTACGGTGGGCTAGACATAAGTTAA
- a CDS encoding phospho-sugar mutase, whose protein sequence is MDNNQTLIAQCEGKARQWLSPAFDEETRSAVEAMINNEDKADLIESFYKDLEFGTGGLRGIMGAGSNRMNIYTVGMATQGFANYLKINFKDKEQISVVVCHDCRNNSRLFAETVANIFSANGIKVYLFEDLRPTPECSFAVRYLKAQAGVNITASHNPREYNGYKAYWDDGAQVLAPHDKGIIDEVNKVKVEDVKFEGNKELIEIIGEDIDKAYLEQVKTISIDPQVIKNQHDLKIVYTPLHGAGRVMIPRSLELWGFDNVHCVKEQMVKDGNFPTVDRPNPEIAEALTLGLRDAKALDADILMASDPDADRVGMACKNSDGEWVLINGNQTCLLFLWYIITNRQAVGTMKPTDFIVKTIVTTEVIRKIAEKQNVEMRDCYTGFKWIAREIAISEGKQQYIGGGEESYGFLAEDFVRDKDAVSACSLLAEICAYAKDHGKTLYDILMDIYMEYGYSHEFTINVERPGKSGADEIQQMMKNFRSNPPKELGGSVIDFCKDFQSLEITKADGSKEKMDMPDTSNVLQWFCTDGTKVSVRPSGTEPKIKFYLEIKDTMNSASDFPACEQRVGAKIEAIKKSLGL, encoded by the coding sequence ATGGACAATAATCAGACACTTATCGCACAATGCGAAGGAAAAGCAAGACAGTGGTTGTCTCCTGCTTTCGATGAAGAGACCCGTTCAGCCGTTGAGGCTATGATTAACAATGAGGATAAAGCAGACCTTATTGAAAGTTTCTATAAAGATTTAGAGTTCGGAACAGGTGGACTCCGTGGTATTATGGGTGCAGGCTCTAACCGCATGAATATCTATACCGTTGGTATGGCTACTCAGGGGTTTGCCAATTATCTGAAGATTAACTTCAAGGATAAGGAGCAAATCAGCGTTGTTGTTTGCCACGACTGCCGTAACAATTCACGTCTCTTTGCTGAGACTGTTGCAAACATCTTCTCTGCTAATGGCATTAAGGTGTACCTCTTCGAGGACCTCCGTCCTACTCCAGAGTGTTCATTTGCAGTACGCTACTTGAAGGCACAGGCTGGTGTGAACATCACAGCAAGTCATAACCCACGTGAGTATAACGGTTATAAGGCTTACTGGGATGATGGTGCACAGGTACTTGCACCACATGACAAGGGCATTATCGACGAAGTAAACAAGGTTAAGGTTGAGGATGTCAAGTTTGAGGGAAACAAGGAACTGATTGAGATTATCGGTGAGGATATAGACAAGGCTTACCTTGAGCAGGTAAAGACCATCAGTATAGACCCGCAGGTAATTAAGAACCAGCACGATTTGAAGATTGTCTATACTCCTTTGCACGGTGCAGGTCGCGTAATGATTCCACGCTCATTAGAGTTGTGGGGCTTTGACAATGTTCATTGCGTGAAGGAGCAGATGGTAAAGGATGGTAACTTCCCGACCGTTGACCGTCCGAATCCGGAGATAGCAGAGGCTTTGACACTCGGTCTACGTGACGCAAAGGCACTTGACGCTGATATTCTGATGGCTTCCGATCCTGATGCTGACCGTGTAGGTATGGCTTGCAAGAACAGCGATGGCGAGTGGGTACTGATTAACGGTAACCAGACTTGTCTGCTTTTCCTGTGGTATATCATCACCAATCGTCAGGCTGTAGGCACGATGAAGCCAACAGACTTCATCGTGAAGACCATCGTAACAACAGAGGTTATCCGTAAGATTGCTGAGAAGCAGAACGTAGAGATGCGAGATTGCTACACTGGTTTCAAGTGGATTGCACGTGAGATTGCAATCTCAGAGGGCAAACAGCAGTATATTGGTGGTGGTGAGGAAAGCTATGGTTTCCTTGCGGAAGACTTTGTTCGTGATAAGGATGCTGTTAGTGCTTGTTCTTTATTGGCTGAGATTTGTGCATACGCAAAGGATCATGGCAAGACATTGTATGATATTCTTATGGATATCTATATGGAGTATGGCTATAGCCATGAATTCACCATCAACGTTGAACGTCCGGGTAAGAGTGGTGCTGACGAGATTCAGCAGATGATGAAGAACTTCCGTTCTAATCCTCCGAAGGAGCTTGGCGGTAGTGTCATCGACTTTTGTAAGGACTTCCAGAGCCTCGAGATTACAAAGGCTGACGGCTCTAAGGAGAAGATGGATATGCCTGATACAAGCAATGTTCTCCAGTGGTTCTGCACAGATGGAACTAAGGTGAGTGTACGCCCATCAGGTACTGAGCCAAAGATTAAGTTCTATCTTGAGATTAAGGATACAATGAACTCAGCTTCTGATTTCCCTGCTTGCGAGCAGCGTGTAGGTGCAAAGATTGAGGCTATCAAGAAGAGCCTGGGTTTGTAA